The Arachis hypogaea cultivar Tifrunner chromosome 14, arahy.Tifrunner.gnm2.J5K5, whole genome shotgun sequence genome has a segment encoding these proteins:
- the LOC112744541 gene encoding chaperone protein ClpB3, chloroplastic isoform X2, which translates to MCRVANRHVVKLAGPLQLLQSWIFWRFPGFRPAGYDAFSWPLASRWSGYNPGISEKGPRVQMARLKINLLQARDFIWMPYSTLDVLQVVHPEVLEPRHTMLWRIAWRIAEGDDIFLDKRLISLDVGALDAEPKKFEQGMNAIIDEVTKSNGEIMLFVDDIHKIVAEDVLRRSISRGELRCIGATTMDEYHKHIEKDPTLARSFSPVYVDEPSIEETISILEGLRPKYEQHHRVRISKRALKKAALLSDQHIIGNFLPAKAIELIDDTASAKVVNLQTVSKHVGSDKSKLIPESETEKLSLESSIDEVTDDNIVAIVSKKTKIPEWKLKQSEEEKLLHLEEELRKRVVGQGHAVEAVVKAVQRSRVGLGNQKRPTASFMFMGPMGVGKTKLAKALAYLLFNTEEALVRFDMSAYKEKQAVSRLIGSPPEEGGLLTEAVRRRPYSVILFDEIEKAHPELLDEVLLPILDEGKIKDAAGRLVNFTNTVIIMTSNAGSKLVLEDADNITNKLSYQELKEKAISELQQPELINRVDESVVFQPLDADQIISIVKLKLNDLSRKMEQDKGMKIQVMEDALKLLGRWGRDLNYGAWPVKRVIQKKVEDELAKGILVEKFKQGDTIVIDAVASSSSTSSRELSFTKPQKDKSSTSNVFPFTLVA; encoded by the exons ATGTGCCGAGTGGCCAACAGACATGTAGTGAAGTTAGCTGGGCCGTTACAATTACTTCAGTCATGGATCTTTTGGCGTTTTCCTGGTTTTAGGCCTGCTGGGTATGATGCGTTTAGCTGGCCCCTTGCCTCGAG GTGGTCAGGTTACAATCCTGGGATTAGCGAGAAGGGACCTCGGGTACAGATGGCTCGACTGAAGATCAACTTGTTACAGGCTCGGGAT TTTATATGGATGCCCTATAGCACACTCGACGTCCTCCAGGTTGTCCATCCGGAGGTCTTGGAGCCTCGGCATACGATGTTATGGCG AATCGCTTGGAGAATTGCTGAGGGAGATGATATTTTCTTGGATAAACGG CTTATATCCCTAGATGTGGGTGCACTTGACGCTGAACCAAAAAAGTTTGAGCAAGGGATGAATGCCATTATCGACGAAGTAACTAAATCTAACGGCGAGATTATGCTTTTCGTTGATGACATCCACAAGATTGTTGCGGAAG ATGTGTTAAGGAGAAGTATTTCTCGGGGAGAGCTGCGGTGTATAGGAGCGACAACAATGGACGAGTATCATAAGCACATTGAGAAAGATCCCACATTAGCTCGTTCCTTTTCTCCGGTTTATGTTGACGAACCCTCTATTGAAGAAACCATTTCGATATTAGAGGGATTGCGACCAAAATATGAGCAGCATCACCGAGTCCGCATTTCTAAACGTGCACTTAAGAAAGCTGCACTGCTATCAGATCAACACATAATTGGAAATTTTTTACCTGCCAAAG CTATTGAACTGATTGATGATACAGCTTCTGCGAAAGTAGTGAATTTGCAAACGGTTTCTAAACATGTTGGGAGTGATAAGAGCAAGTTGATCCCGGAGTCAGAAACGGAGAAACTGAGTCTGGAGAGCAGCATCGATGAAGTAACAGACGACAATATTGTTGCAATTGTCAGCAAAAAGACCAAAATACCCGAGTGGAAGCTGAAACAGTCAGAGGAGGAGAAGCTGTTGCATTTGGAGGAGGAGCTGCGTAAGCGAGTGGTAGGACAAGGGCATGCTGTGGAGGCGGTAGTTAAAGCGGTGCAACGCTCAAGAGTAGGTCTTGGAAATCAAAAGCGTCCCACAGCAAGCTTCATGTTTATGGGACCCATGGGAGTTGGAAAGACCAAGCTAGCTAAGGCACTTGCTTATTTGTTGTTCAACACAGAGGAAGCATTGGTGCGCTTCGATATGAGTGCGTACAAGGAAAAGCAGGCAGTATCACGCTTGATAGGGTCTCCACCTGAAGAAGGAGGGCTGCTCACTGAAGCCGTTCGACGCAGACCGTATTCCGTTATTCTGTTTGATGAGATCGAGAAGGCACATCCGGAGCTTCTAGACGAAGTCTTGCTTCCCATCTTGGATGAAGGTAAAATAAAGGACGCAGCAGGTCGCTTGGTCAACTTCACCAATACTGTCATCATTATGACCTCAAATGCTGGGTCAAAGCTCGTCCTGGAAGACGCCGATAATATAACGAATAAGCTGTCATACCAAGAGCTCAAAGAGAAAGCAATATCCGAGCTTCAACAACCTGAGCTCATAAATCGAGTTGATGAATCTGTTGTTTTCCAGCCTCTTGACGCTGACCAAATAATTAGCATTGTTAAGTTAAAG CTTAATGATCTCTCACGGAAGATGGAACAAGATAAAGGGATGAAAATCCAGGTGATGGAAGATGCTTTAAAACTTCTTGGTCGCTGGGGGCGTGACCTGAACTATGGTGCATGGCCGGTGAAGCGAGTAATTCAGAAGAAAGTGGAGGATGAACTTGCCAAGGGCATTCTTGTAGAAAAATTTAAGCAGGGAGACACAATCGTAATAGACGCAGTAGCATCCTCTTCCTCAACCTCTTCCCGGGAGCTTTCTTTTACCAAGCCTCAGAAAGATAAATCATCTACGAGTAATGTTTTCCCGTTCACATTAGTAGCGTAG
- the LOC112744541 gene encoding chaperone protein ClpB3, chloroplastic isoform X3 has product MDSSSALEKYGKDLTKLAKDKKLDPVVGRQNEIQSCIQILSRRTKNNPVLIGEHGVGKTAIAAGIAWRIAEGDDIFLDKRLISLDVGALDAEPKKFEQGMNAIIDEVTKSNGEIMLFVDDIHKIVAEDVLRRSISRGELRCIGATTMDEYHKHIEKDPTLARSFSPVYVDEPSIEETISILEGLRPKYEQHHRVRISKRALKKAALLSDQHIIGNFLPAKAIELIDDTASAKVVNLQTVSKHVGSDKSKLIPESETEKLSLESSIDEVTDDNIVAIVSKKTKIPEWKLKQSEEEKLLHLEEELRKRVVGQGHAVEAVVKAVQRSRVGLGNQKRPTASFMFMGPMGVGKTKLAKALAYLLFNTEEALVRFDMSAYKEKQAVSRLIGSPPEEGGLLTEAVRRRPYSVILFDEIEKAHPELLDEVLLPILDEGKIKDAAGRLVNFTNTVIIMTSNAGSKLVLEDADNITNKLSYQELKEKAISELQQPELINRVDESVVFQPLDADQIISIVKLKLNDLSRKMEQDKGMKIQVMEDALKLLGRWGRDLNYGAWPVKRVIQKKVEDELAKGILVEKFKQGDTIVIDAVASSSSTSSRELSFTKPQKDKSSTSNVFPFTLVA; this is encoded by the exons ATGGATTCTTCATCAGCCTTAGAGAAATATGGGAAAGATTTAACAAAGTTGGCCAAAGATAAAAAACTTGATCCAGTCGTAGGAAGACAAAATGAAATTCAGAGTTGCATACAGATCCTCTCGAGGAGAACTAAGAACAATCCTGTGCTTATTGGTGAGCATGGTGTTGGAAAAACTGCAATTGCTGCAGG AATCGCTTGGAGAATTGCTGAGGGAGATGATATTTTCTTGGATAAACGG CTTATATCCCTAGATGTGGGTGCACTTGACGCTGAACCAAAAAAGTTTGAGCAAGGGATGAATGCCATTATCGACGAAGTAACTAAATCTAACGGCGAGATTATGCTTTTCGTTGATGACATCCACAAGATTGTTGCGGAAG ATGTGTTAAGGAGAAGTATTTCTCGGGGAGAGCTGCGGTGTATAGGAGCGACAACAATGGACGAGTATCATAAGCACATTGAGAAAGATCCCACATTAGCTCGTTCCTTTTCTCCGGTTTATGTTGACGAACCCTCTATTGAAGAAACCATTTCGATATTAGAGGGATTGCGACCAAAATATGAGCAGCATCACCGAGTCCGCATTTCTAAACGTGCACTTAAGAAAGCTGCACTGCTATCAGATCAACACATAATTGGAAATTTTTTACCTGCCAAAG CTATTGAACTGATTGATGATACAGCTTCTGCGAAAGTAGTGAATTTGCAAACGGTTTCTAAACATGTTGGGAGTGATAAGAGCAAGTTGATCCCGGAGTCAGAAACGGAGAAACTGAGTCTGGAGAGCAGCATCGATGAAGTAACAGACGACAATATTGTTGCAATTGTCAGCAAAAAGACCAAAATACCCGAGTGGAAGCTGAAACAGTCAGAGGAGGAGAAGCTGTTGCATTTGGAGGAGGAGCTGCGTAAGCGAGTGGTAGGACAAGGGCATGCTGTGGAGGCGGTAGTTAAAGCGGTGCAACGCTCAAGAGTAGGTCTTGGAAATCAAAAGCGTCCCACAGCAAGCTTCATGTTTATGGGACCCATGGGAGTTGGAAAGACCAAGCTAGCTAAGGCACTTGCTTATTTGTTGTTCAACACAGAGGAAGCATTGGTGCGCTTCGATATGAGTGCGTACAAGGAAAAGCAGGCAGTATCACGCTTGATAGGGTCTCCACCTGAAGAAGGAGGGCTGCTCACTGAAGCCGTTCGACGCAGACCGTATTCCGTTATTCTGTTTGATGAGATCGAGAAGGCACATCCGGAGCTTCTAGACGAAGTCTTGCTTCCCATCTTGGATGAAGGTAAAATAAAGGACGCAGCAGGTCGCTTGGTCAACTTCACCAATACTGTCATCATTATGACCTCAAATGCTGGGTCAAAGCTCGTCCTGGAAGACGCCGATAATATAACGAATAAGCTGTCATACCAAGAGCTCAAAGAGAAAGCAATATCCGAGCTTCAACAACCTGAGCTCATAAATCGAGTTGATGAATCTGTTGTTTTCCAGCCTCTTGACGCTGACCAAATAATTAGCATTGTTAAGTTAAAG CTTAATGATCTCTCACGGAAGATGGAACAAGATAAAGGGATGAAAATCCAGGTGATGGAAGATGCTTTAAAACTTCTTGGTCGCTGGGGGCGTGACCTGAACTATGGTGCATGGCCGGTGAAGCGAGTAATTCAGAAGAAAGTGGAGGATGAACTTGCCAAGGGCATTCTTGTAGAAAAATTTAAGCAGGGAGACACAATCGTAATAGACGCAGTAGCATCCTCTTCCTCAACCTCTTCCCGGGAGCTTTCTTTTACCAAGCCTCAGAAAGATAAATCATCTACGAGTAATGTTTTCCCGTTCACATTAGTAGCGTAG
- the LOC112744546 gene encoding uncharacterized protein, with protein MSVAPSRQEILSLFRSLIRVARTFPDYNIREYMKRRTIDAFRDNRALSDASSISTAFSDGKSQLEVAKRQSVVYSLYAPPLRSVMELQNPKTPA; from the coding sequence ATGAGTGTGGCACCTTCACGACAAGAAATTCTCTCTCTTTTCCGTTCGCTGATACGAGTAGCTCGAACCTTCCCAGATTATAACATTAGGGAATACATGAAACGACGCACCATCGATGCGTTTCGCGACAACCGCGCCCTCTCCGACGCATCTTCCATTTCCACTGCTTTCTCCGACGGAAAGTCTCAGCTCGAGGTTGCAAAACGACAGTCCGTTGTGTACTCTCTATACGCCCCTCCACTCAGGAGCGTCATGGAGCTCCAAAACCCTAAAACGCCTGCTTAA
- the LOC112744545 gene encoding BAG family molecular chaperone regulator 8, chloroplastic, whose translation MASPYYNHHHHHHHQPPPPPPPPSCTHCCCNPPTATYTYTCCTTSPPPPPPQPQDHLLQAISSLLSHQQQPPHHHPTIIPHYRSHFPKSHNNILTHQPQPQPQPHSSISSLLHRIESLESSLTHHSLSSSSSSSLSLRHAAARVIQTHFRSYLVRRSRTLRGLKRLALIKSTFTSLESSLSHNTHFDFVALSHKVVNLLLQLDSIEGCDPMIVDGKRSISRDLVQFLDSIEGVAVKKHTRCVKAAKSGRGCQRVNKPRDSGDDDERRKLLQNLRGRVERISRLCKLSETNEGDLEHDHGDGVGGNYDYNYDDADGYGDGVANVVVPPKKNGVFVVQKQGVQPRVKKSVKFAENGKICEVYSGSSASYEPDLSEDVACLDGSSSSDYDQGEVFEIVGNAAEDVAVDSSQGAEDDEEEAALVENGGPSRSSDDGRRNPNIRGIKNNGRNVVNQGHQERILFSAPMPVKMENKAELMKSKGVSFFT comes from the exons ATGGCCTCTCCCTactacaaccaccaccaccaccaccatcaccaacctcctcctcctcctcctcctccttcttgcaCTCATTGCTGCTGCAACCCCCCCACAGCCACCTACACCTACACTTGCTGCACCACCTCACCACCACCCCCACCACCACAACCACAAGATCACCTTCTCCAAGCCATTTCTTCACTCCTctctcatcaacaacaaccaccccACCACCACCCCACTATCATTCCCCACTACCGCTCCCATTTCCCCAAATCCCATAACAACATCCTCACTCACCAACCTCAACCTCAACCTCAACCTCATTCCTCCATCTCTTCTCTCCTCCACCGCATCGAGTCCCTCGAATCCTCCCTCACTCAccactccctctcttcctcttcttcttcatcactcTCTCTCCGACATGCTGCAGCGCGTGTCATCCAAACCCATTTCCGCTCCTACCTCGTTCGCAGATCGAGAACCCTAAGGGGCCTCAAGCGCCTCGCTCTCATCAAGTCTACCTTCACTTCCCTCGAATCCTCCCTTTCCCACAATACCCACTTCGATTTTGTTGCTCTCTCCCACAAAGTTGTCAACTTGCTTCTCCAGCTCGATTCCATTGAG GGTTGTGATCCGATGATTGTGGATGGGAAGAGATCAATTAGTAGGGATTTGGTTCAGTTTCTGGATTCAATCGAAGGGGTAGCAGTGAAGAAGCATACACGTTGTGTCAAGGCTGCAAAGAGCGGCAGGGGTTGTCAGAGAGTGAACAAACCTAGAGATTCAGGTGATGATGATGAGAGGAGGAAGCTCTTGCAGAATTTGAGGGGCAGGGTTGAGAGAATTAGCAGATTGTGTAAGCTTTCCGAAACCAATGAAGGAGATTTAGAGCATGATCATGGTGATGGTGTTGGTGGTAACTATGATTATAATTACGATGATGCTGATGGTTATGGTGATGGAGTTGCCAATGTTGTAGTGCCACCTAAGAAAAATGGAGTCTTTGTTGTTCAGAAACAAGGAGTCCAACCTAGGGTGAAGAAAAGTGTGAAGTTTGCAGAGAATGGGAAGATCTGTGAGGTGTATAGCGGCAGCAGTGCTTCTTACGAACCGGATCTAAGTGAAGATGTGGCTTGCTTGGATGGAAGTTCATCTAGTGATTATGACCAAGGAGAGGTTTTTGAGATTGTTGGTAATGCAGCTGAAGATGTCGCCGTGGATTCTTCTCAGGGTGCTgaggatgatgaagaagaagcagcctTGGTGGAAAATGGAGGACCGTCACGTAGCAGTGATGATGGCAGAAGGAACCCTAATATAAGGGGGATAAAAAATAATGGCAGAAATGTAGTGAATCAGGGGCACCAAGAGAGAATTCTGTTCTCTGCTCCAATGCCTGTTAAGATGGAAAATAAAGCTGAGTTGATGAAGAGTAAAGGTGTGAGTTTTTTTACGTGA
- the LOC112744543 gene encoding membrane-anchored ubiquitin-fold protein 2 — protein MAGNQDQLEIKFRLIDGSDIGPKSFPAATSIATLKESIVAQWPKDKENGPRTVKDVKLISAGKILENNKTVGECQSPLCDAPDTVTTMHVVVQPPTMEKDKKPPNDEKQQKCVCVIL, from the exons ATGGCTGGGAATCAAGATCAGTTGGAGATCAAGTTTAGGTTAATTGATGGTTCTGATATTGGCCCCAAAAGTTTTCCTGCTGCCACTAGTATTGCAACATTGAAAGAAAGTATTGTTGCTCAGTGGCCAAAAG ATAAGGAGAACGGACCAAGGACGGTAAAAGATGTGAAGCTAATTAGTGCAGGAAAAATATTGGAGAACAACAAAACAGTTGGGGAATGCCAGAGCCCATTATGCGATGCACCCGATACAGTTACAACGATGCATGTGGTTGTGCAACCACCAACTATGGAAAAAG ATAAGAAACCACCAAATGACGAAAAGCAACAGAAAtgtgtttgtgttattttatAG
- the LOC112744541 gene encoding chaperone protein ClpB3, chloroplastic isoform X1, which produces MDSSSALEKYGKDLTKLAKDKKLDPVVGRQNEIQSCIQILSRRTKNNPVLIGEHGVGKTAIAAGWSGYNPGISEKGPRVQMARLKINLLQARDFIWMPYSTLDVLQVVHPEVLEPRHTMLWRIAWRIAEGDDIFLDKRLISLDVGALDAEPKKFEQGMNAIIDEVTKSNGEIMLFVDDIHKIVAEDVLRRSISRGELRCIGATTMDEYHKHIEKDPTLARSFSPVYVDEPSIEETISILEGLRPKYEQHHRVRISKRALKKAALLSDQHIIGNFLPAKAIELIDDTASAKVVNLQTVSKHVGSDKSKLIPESETEKLSLESSIDEVTDDNIVAIVSKKTKIPEWKLKQSEEEKLLHLEEELRKRVVGQGHAVEAVVKAVQRSRVGLGNQKRPTASFMFMGPMGVGKTKLAKALAYLLFNTEEALVRFDMSAYKEKQAVSRLIGSPPEEGGLLTEAVRRRPYSVILFDEIEKAHPELLDEVLLPILDEGKIKDAAGRLVNFTNTVIIMTSNAGSKLVLEDADNITNKLSYQELKEKAISELQQPELINRVDESVVFQPLDADQIISIVKLKLNDLSRKMEQDKGMKIQVMEDALKLLGRWGRDLNYGAWPVKRVIQKKVEDELAKGILVEKFKQGDTIVIDAVASSSSTSSRELSFTKPQKDKSSTSNVFPFTLVA; this is translated from the exons ATGGATTCTTCATCAGCCTTAGAGAAATATGGGAAAGATTTAACAAAGTTGGCCAAAGATAAAAAACTTGATCCAGTCGTAGGAAGACAAAATGAAATTCAGAGTTGCATACAGATCCTCTCGAGGAGAACTAAGAACAATCCTGTGCTTATTGGTGAGCATGGTGTTGGAAAAACTGCAATTGCTGCAGG GTGGTCAGGTTACAATCCTGGGATTAGCGAGAAGGGACCTCGGGTACAGATGGCTCGACTGAAGATCAACTTGTTACAGGCTCGGGAT TTTATATGGATGCCCTATAGCACACTCGACGTCCTCCAGGTTGTCCATCCGGAGGTCTTGGAGCCTCGGCATACGATGTTATGGCG AATCGCTTGGAGAATTGCTGAGGGAGATGATATTTTCTTGGATAAACGG CTTATATCCCTAGATGTGGGTGCACTTGACGCTGAACCAAAAAAGTTTGAGCAAGGGATGAATGCCATTATCGACGAAGTAACTAAATCTAACGGCGAGATTATGCTTTTCGTTGATGACATCCACAAGATTGTTGCGGAAG ATGTGTTAAGGAGAAGTATTTCTCGGGGAGAGCTGCGGTGTATAGGAGCGACAACAATGGACGAGTATCATAAGCACATTGAGAAAGATCCCACATTAGCTCGTTCCTTTTCTCCGGTTTATGTTGACGAACCCTCTATTGAAGAAACCATTTCGATATTAGAGGGATTGCGACCAAAATATGAGCAGCATCACCGAGTCCGCATTTCTAAACGTGCACTTAAGAAAGCTGCACTGCTATCAGATCAACACATAATTGGAAATTTTTTACCTGCCAAAG CTATTGAACTGATTGATGATACAGCTTCTGCGAAAGTAGTGAATTTGCAAACGGTTTCTAAACATGTTGGGAGTGATAAGAGCAAGTTGATCCCGGAGTCAGAAACGGAGAAACTGAGTCTGGAGAGCAGCATCGATGAAGTAACAGACGACAATATTGTTGCAATTGTCAGCAAAAAGACCAAAATACCCGAGTGGAAGCTGAAACAGTCAGAGGAGGAGAAGCTGTTGCATTTGGAGGAGGAGCTGCGTAAGCGAGTGGTAGGACAAGGGCATGCTGTGGAGGCGGTAGTTAAAGCGGTGCAACGCTCAAGAGTAGGTCTTGGAAATCAAAAGCGTCCCACAGCAAGCTTCATGTTTATGGGACCCATGGGAGTTGGAAAGACCAAGCTAGCTAAGGCACTTGCTTATTTGTTGTTCAACACAGAGGAAGCATTGGTGCGCTTCGATATGAGTGCGTACAAGGAAAAGCAGGCAGTATCACGCTTGATAGGGTCTCCACCTGAAGAAGGAGGGCTGCTCACTGAAGCCGTTCGACGCAGACCGTATTCCGTTATTCTGTTTGATGAGATCGAGAAGGCACATCCGGAGCTTCTAGACGAAGTCTTGCTTCCCATCTTGGATGAAGGTAAAATAAAGGACGCAGCAGGTCGCTTGGTCAACTTCACCAATACTGTCATCATTATGACCTCAAATGCTGGGTCAAAGCTCGTCCTGGAAGACGCCGATAATATAACGAATAAGCTGTCATACCAAGAGCTCAAAGAGAAAGCAATATCCGAGCTTCAACAACCTGAGCTCATAAATCGAGTTGATGAATCTGTTGTTTTCCAGCCTCTTGACGCTGACCAAATAATTAGCATTGTTAAGTTAAAG CTTAATGATCTCTCACGGAAGATGGAACAAGATAAAGGGATGAAAATCCAGGTGATGGAAGATGCTTTAAAACTTCTTGGTCGCTGGGGGCGTGACCTGAACTATGGTGCATGGCCGGTGAAGCGAGTAATTCAGAAGAAAGTGGAGGATGAACTTGCCAAGGGCATTCTTGTAGAAAAATTTAAGCAGGGAGACACAATCGTAATAGACGCAGTAGCATCCTCTTCCTCAACCTCTTCCCGGGAGCTTTCTTTTACCAAGCCTCAGAAAGATAAATCATCTACGAGTAATGTTTTCCCGTTCACATTAGTAGCGTAG
- the LOC112744544 gene encoding probable galacturonosyltransferase 14 produces the protein MQLHFSPSMRSITISSSNGFSALMKIKVAARHISYRTLFHTILILAFLLPFVFILTALVTLEGVNKCSSFDCLGRRLGPRLLGRVDDSGRLVRDFYKILNEVKTGEIPPDLNLPDSFDQLVADMKNNQYDANTFAFMLRGMMEKFEREIRESKFAELMNKHFAASSIPKGIHCLSLRLTDEYSSNAHARKQLPPPELLPLLSDNSYHHFILSTDNILAASVVVTSTVQSSLNPEKIVFHVITDKKTYAGMHSWFALNPANPAIVEVKGVHQFEWLTRENIPVLEAVENQNGIRNYYHGNHVAGANLSDTNPRKFASKLQARSPKYISLLNHLRIYLPELFPNLDKVVFLDDDVVIQRDLSPLWEIDLQGKVNGAVETCRGDDEWVMSKHFRNYFNFSHPLIAKNLDPDECAWAYGMNIFDLRAWRKTNIRETYHSWLRENLKSNLTMWKLGTLPPALIAFKGHVHPIDPSWHMLGLGYQNNTNVEHVKKAAVIHYNGQSKPWLQIGFEHLRPFWTKYVNYSNDFVRNCHILES, from the exons ATGCAGCTTCACTTCTCGCCTAGCATGAGAAGCATCACGATATCGAGCAGCAATGGGTTCAGTGCATTGATGAAGATCAAGGTCGCGGCTCGCCACATCTCTTATCGAACCCTTTTCCACACAATACTCATACTCGCATTCTTGTTGCCCTTTGTCTTCATTCTCACGGCTCTTGTCACCCTTGAAGGTGTCAACAAGTGCTCCTCATTTG ATTGTTTAGGTAGGCGGTTGGGACCAAGGCTTCTTGGTAGGGTTGATGATTCAGGG AGACTGGTTAGAGATTTTTACAAGATTCTTAACGAAGTTAAGACTGGGGAAATCCCACCTGATCTAAACCTGCCAGATTCTTTTGATCAATTGGTTGCTGATATGAAGAACAATCAATACGATGCCAATACTTTTGCATTTATGTTAAGGGGAATG ATGGAGAAATTTGAGAGAGAAATCAGAGAGTCTAAATTTGCAGAGCTAATGAATAAGCATTTTGCAGCAAGTTCTATCCCTAAAGGGATCCATTGTCTCTCTTTGCGTTTGACTGATGAATATTCATCAAATGCCCATGCACGCAAGCAACTGCCTCCTCCGGAGTTGCTTCCTTTATTGTCCGACAACTCTTACCACCATTTTATTCTGTCAACTGATAACATCTTGGCTGCTTCAGTAGTTGTCACTTCTACTGTCCAGTCGTCTCTGAATCCCGAGAAGATAGTCTTCCATGTGATTACTGATAAGAAAACTTATGCGGGTATGCACTCTTGGTTTGCACTAAATCCTGCCAACCCTGCTATAGTCGAAGTCAAAGGTGTTCACCAATTCGAGTGGTTGACTAGAGAAAACATTCCAGTACTTGAAGCTGTAGAAAATCAAAATGGGATCAGGAATTACTATCATGGGAACCATGTTGCTGGAGCAAATCTCAGTGACACCAATCCGCGTAAATTTGCATCTAAACTGCAGGCTAGAAGTCCAAAATACATATCTTTGCTCAACCATCTGCGCATATACTTACCAGAG CTTTTCCCAAACCTCGATAAGGTGGTCTTTTTGGATGATGATGTGGTGATTCAGCGTGACTTGTCTCCACTTTGGGAAATTGACTTACAGGGAAAAGTTAACGGAGCTGTGGAAACTTGCAGAGGTGATGATGAGTGGGTAATGTCTAAGCATTTCAGAAACTACTTCAATTTTTCCCATCCCCTCATTGCGAAGAATTTGGATCCTGATGAGTGTGCATGGGCTTATGGGATGAATATCTTTGATTTGCGTGCATGGAGAAAGACAAATATAAGAGAGACATATCATTCTTGGCTGCGAGAG AATCTGAAGTCAAACCTGACAATGTGGAAGCTTGGAACACTGCCCCCTGCTTTGATCGCATTTAAAGGTCATGTTCACCCGATTGATCCGTCTTGGCACATGCTAGGCTTGGGTTATCAGAACAATACCAATGTTGAGCATGTTAAAAAGGCTGCTGTCATTCACTATAATGGCCAGTCAAAACCATGGTTGCAAATTGGCTTTGAACATCTACGGCCGTTCTGGACCAAGTATGTCAATTATTCAAATGATTTTGTTAGGAACTGTCATATCCTGGAATCGTAA